In Drosophila nasuta strain 15112-1781.00 chromosome 2R, ASM2355853v1, whole genome shotgun sequence, a single genomic region encodes these proteins:
- the LOC132784449 gene encoding low molecular weight phosphotyrosine protein phosphatase: protein MSYKKLLFVCMGNSCGSPMAEAIMQNLMVKTSLYWEIDSAALRTWNIGRKPHKQCLRVLREHGLRSDHFCRLLTVHDFSYFDHIIAMNEHVHKELMLWANGNHVQNTSNVVMLGSYTKNGKSLSLIDLSPSRKLKAFRIAYYQIKDCCKQLILSQHVKIVRYDLPSTDEEDEHNLDTMLRSRSPESDKSLSEIMPDLVKRYPSRTSVSTVSSVHNCLEKKLCDNCGQQFLATL, encoded by the exons ATGTCGTATAAAAAGCTGCTCTTTGTATGCATGG GCAACTCTTGTGGCTCACCGATGGCCGAGGCCATCATGCAGAATCTGATGGTGAAGACGAGTCTCTACTGGGAAATCGATAGCGCAGCATTGCGCACCTGGAACATTGGAAGAAAGCCGCACAAACAATGCTTGAGAGTTCTGCGGGAACACGGACTGCGTTCGGATCACTTTTGCAGGCTG CTGACAGTGCATGACTTTAGCTATTTTGACCACATCATCGCCATGAATGAGCACGTCCATAAAGAGCTGATGCTGTGGGCAAACGGCAATCATGTGCAAAACACCTCGAATGTTGTCATGCTGGGTTCATATACTAAAAATGGCAAGTCCCTCTCGCTTATCGATCTTTCGCCC AGTCGCAAACTGAAAGCTTTTCGCATCGCATACTATCAGATCAAGGATTGCTGCAAGCAGTTAATACTCAGTCAGCATGTGAAAATTGTTCGTTATGATTTGCCCAGCACAGATGAAGAAGATGAGCACAACTTGGATACGATGCTTCGATCACGATCACCAGAGTCAGACAAAAGTTTGTCTGAAATAATGCCCGACCTTGTAAAGCGATATCCATCAAGGACTTCTGTATCGACTGTATCTTCAGTACATAATTGCCTTGAGAAGAAATTGTGTGACAATTGTGGACAACAGTTTTTAGCCACCCTCTAA
- the LOC132784451 gene encoding uncharacterized protein LOC132784451 yields MLTASLFVLFFVVCPLQTNAQNVTVSLANSQAVSNTVKEMLDEKLPPNAEARDSGNMLLDSVKKALSICDEALIKDQQIVKHTNCVAETKVWALISVGELAGQSWAKSGASRPGLFC; encoded by the exons ATGTTGACTGCATCGCTTTTTGTGCTCTTTTTCGTTGTCTGCCCA TTGCAGACAAACGCGCAGAATGTCACTGTTTCTCTTGCGAACTCCCAAGCGGTATCAAACACTGTGAAAGAGATGTTGGATGAGAAGTTGCCTCCAAATGCCGAAGCTCGTGACAGCGGCAATATGCTATTGGACTCAGTAAAGAAGGCGCTAAGTATCTGCGATGAAGCACTGATTAAAGATCAGCAGATTGTCAAGCACACCAACTGTGTGGCTGAAACCAAGGTCTGGGCGTTGATCTCAGTGGGTGAATTGGCTGGTCAATCGTGGGCCAAATCTGGTGCATCTCGTCCTGGATTGTTCTGTTGA
- the LOC132784450 gene encoding uncharacterized protein LOC132784450 — MKFAIVLLAAIACATAQGPPFNFAAANPFAAAYNPYLNGLFGTSLPGAGAGGAAPAAPAAPVAPAAPVVPSFGGFSVSVFFQSVVLQKEADRLLAQPDFPADLAQRVQASLDKAQEGFAGCTTATLPWLQIRCVKPTLTAAKNELKAIDDEWQARLAASTPAAVVV, encoded by the exons atgaaattcgcAATTGTTTTACTCGCTGCCATCGCCTGCGCTACCGCTCAG GGTCCACCTTTCAACTTTGCGGCTGCGAATCCTTTCGCTGCCGCATATAATCCATATTTAAATGGACTTTTCGGTACCTCCCTTCCAGGAGCAGGTGCGGGAGgtgctgctccagctgccCCCGCAGCACCCGTAGCTCCCGCTGCCCCAGTTGTTCCATCATTCGGAGGCTTCTCTGTCTCCGTCTTCTTCCAGTCCGTTGTGCTGCAAAAGGAAGCCGATCGTCTGCTCGCCCAGCCCGATTTCCCCGCAGATCTTGCACAGCGTGTACAGGCTAGCCTGGATAAGGCACAAGAAGGATTCGCTGGCTGCACCACCGCCACTTTGCCCTGGCTGCAGATCCGTTGCGTCAAGCCCACTCTGACGGCTGCCAAGAACGAGCTGAAGGCCATCGATGACGAGTGGCAGGCACGTCTTGCTGCCTCCACCCCCGCAGCAGTCGTTGTTTAA
- the LOC132784448 gene encoding opsin Rh2 translates to MVASLLPETFAIAMSGSELGPRYEAQSSGNGSVLDNVLPDMAHLVNPYWSRFAPMDPTMSKILGLFTLAILIISLCGNGVVVFIFGGTKSLRTPANLLVLNLAFSDFCMMASQSPIMLVNFYYQTWILGPLWCDIYAVCGSMFGCVSIWSMCMIAFDRYNVIVKGINGTPMTIKTSIMKIIFIWLMATFWTIMPLIGWSSYVPEGNLTACSIDYMTRQWNPRSYLITYSIFVYYVPLFLICYSYWFIIAAVAAHEKAMREQAKKMNVKSLRSSEDCDKSAEGKLAKVALTTISLWFMAWTPYLVICYFGLFKIEGLTPLTTIWGATFAKTSAVYNPIVYGISHPKYRLVLKEKCPMCVCGNTDEPKPDAPPSDTETTSEADSKA, encoded by the exons ATGGTGGCCAGTTTGTTGCCAGAGACGTTTGCCATTGCCATGTCCGGCTCTGAACTTGGGCCTCGGTACGAGGCGCAGTCGAGCGGTAATGGCTCCGTGCTGGACAAT GTGCTGCCGGACATGGCGCACCTGGTCAATCCCTATTGGAGTCGCTTCGCCCCCATGGATCCAACAATGAGTAAGATACTGGGCCTCTTTACGCTGGCCATCCTGATCATCTCTTTGTGCGGTAATGGCGTCGTTGTCTTCATCTTTGGCGGCACCAAATCGCTGCGCACGCCAGCCAATTTGCTGGTCTTGAATCTGGCCTTTTCCGATTTTTGTATGATGGCCTCTCAGTCGCCCATTATGCTGGTTAATTTTTACTATCAGACATGGATCTTGGGCCCACTCTGGTGTGATATCTATGCTGTGTGTGGCTCAATGTTTGGTTGTGTGTCCATTTGGTCCATGTGCATGATTGCCTTCGATCGTTACAATGTGATTGTGAAGGGCATCAATGGCACACCGATGACCATAAAGACGTCTATCATGAAGATTATATTCATCTGGCTCATGGCCACGTTCTGGACAATAATGCCGCTGATCGGCTGGAGCAGCTATGTTCCCGAGGGCAATTTGACCGCTTGCAGCATCGACTATATGACCAGGCAATGGAATCCACGTTCCTATCTCATCACCTACTCCATATTCGTCTACTATGTGCCGCTCTTCTTGATCTGTTATTCCTACTGGTTCATTATAGCC gctgttgctgctcatgAGAAGGCAATGCGGGAGCAGGCAAAGAAGATGAATGTCAAGTCCTTGCGCAGCTCCGAGGACTGTGACAAGAGTGCTGAGGGCAAGCTAGCCAAG GTGGCCCTAACGACCATTTCTCTTTGGTTTATGGCCTGGACTCCATATCTGGTCATCTGTTACTTTGGTTTATTCAAGATCGAGGGTCTAACACCCCTGACGACCATTTGGGGTGCCACATTCGCCAAGACCAGTGCCGTCTATAATCCCATTGTCTATGGCATAAG TCATCCCAAGTATCGTCTGGTGCTCAAGGAGAAG TGTCCCATGTGTGTTTGCGGCAACACGGACGAGCCAAAGCCAGATGCGCCTCCTTCGGACACGGAAACAACTTCAGAGGCGGACTCCAAGGCCTAA
- the LOC132785094 gene encoding endophilin-A, which translates to MAFAGLKKQINKANQYVTEKMGGAEGTKLDLDFMDMERKTDVTVELVEELQLKTKEFLQPNPTARAKMAAVKGISKLSGQAKSNTYPQPEGLLAECMLTYGKKLGEDNSVFAQALVEFGEALKQMADVKYSLDDNIKQNFLEPLHHMQTKDLKEVMHHRKKLQGRRLDFDCKRRRQAKDDEIRGAEDKFAESLQLAQVGMFNLLENDTEHVSQLVTFAEALYDFHSQCADVLRGLQETLQEKRAEAESRPRNEFVPKTLLDLNLDGGGGGLNDDGTPSHISSSASPLPSPMRSPAKSMAVTPQRQQQPCCQALYDFEPENPGELGFKENDIITLLNRVDDNWYEGAVNGRTGYFPQSYVQVQVPLPN; encoded by the coding sequence ATGGCTTTCGCCGGACTGAagaaacaaatcaacaaagcGAATCAGTATGTGACGGAGAAAATGGGCGGTGCGGAGGGCACCAAGCTGGATTTGGATTTCATGGACATGGAACGTAAGACGGATGTCACCGTTGAGCTCGTCGAGGAGCTGCAATTGAAGACGAAGGAGTTCCTGCAGCCAAATCCAACGGCCAGGGCCAAGATGGCAGCAGTCAAGGGCATCTCGAAGCTGTCGGGACAGGCGAAATCGAATACGTATCCACAGCCGGAGGGACTGTTGGCCGAATGTATGTTGACGTATGGTAAGAAGCTCGGCGAGGACAACAGCGTGTTTGCGCAGGCGCTCGTCGAGTTTGGCGAAGCGCTGAAACAAATGGCCGACGTCAAGTATTCGCTGGACGACAACATCAAGCAGAACTTTTTGGAGCCGCTGCATCATATGCAGACCAAAGACCTGAAGGAGGTCATGCATCATCGCAAGAAGCTGCAGGGCCGGCGTCTCGACTTTGATTGCAAGCGTCGCCGGCAGGCCAAAGATGATGAAATTCGTGGTGCTGAGGATAAGTTTGCCGAATCACTGCAATTGGCACAGGTAGGCATGTTCAATCTGTTGGAGAACGACACTGAGCATGTCTCGCAATTGGTCACTTTTGCTGAAGCACTATACGATTTTCACTCTCAATGCGCCGATGTGCTACGTGGTCTGCAGGAGACGCTGCAAGAGAAGCGCGCCGAGGCAGAGAGCCGGCCACGCAATGAGTTTGTGCCCAAGACGCTGCTCGATCTGAACTTGgacggcggtggcggcggccTCAATGATGACGGCACGCCGTCCCACATTAGCTCGAGCGCCTCGCCGTTGCCCTCGCCGATGCGCTCGCCAGCCAAATCGATGGCCGTCACACCgcagcgccagcaacagcCATGCTGTCAAGCATTGTACGACTTTGAGCCCGAGAATCCCGGTGAATTGGGCTTCAAAGAGAACGACATCATCACGCTACTCAATCGTGTCGATGACAATTGGTATGAGGGTGCTGTCAATGGACGCACCGGCTATTTCCCGCAGTCCTATGTGCAGGTGCAGGTTCCACTGCCCAACTAA